A single window of Oncorhynchus keta strain PuntledgeMale-10-30-2019 chromosome 34, Oket_V2, whole genome shotgun sequence DNA harbors:
- the LOC127915277 gene encoding general transcriptional corepressor trfA-like isoform X9, which yields MGSTWRENERERMSNVRRSWGTEDRTEREIKKERMSNVRRSWGTEDRTEREIKKERMSNVRRSWGTEDRTERESKKERMSNVRRSWGTEDRTERESKKERMSNVRRSWGTEDRTEREIKKERMSNVRRSWGTEDRTEREIKKERMSNVRRSWGTEDRTERESKKERMSNVRRSWGTEDRTERESKKERMSNVRRSWGTEDRTEREIKKERMSNVRRSWGTEDRTEREIKKERMSNVRRSWGTEDRTEREIKKERVSNVRRSWGTEDRTERENKKERLSNVRRSWGTEDRTEREIKKERMSNVRRSWGTEDRTEREIKKERMSNVRRSWGTEDRTEREIKKERMSNVRRSWGTEDRTEREIKKERMSNVRRSWGTEDRTEREIKKERMSNVRRSWGTEDRTEREIKKERMSNVRRSWGTEDRTEREIKKERMSNVRRSWGTEDRTERESKKERMSNVRRSWGTEDRTEREIKKERMSNVRRSWGTEDRTEREIKKERMSNVRRSWGTEDRTEREIKKERMSNVRRSWGTEDRTERESKKERMSNVRRSWGTEDRTEREIKKERMSNVRRSWGTEDRTEREIKKERMSNVRRSWGTEDRTEREIKKERMSNVRRSWGTEDRTERESKKERMSNVRRSWGTEDRTERESKKERMSNVRRSWGTEDRTERESKKERMSNVRRSWGTEDRTEREIKKERMSNVRRSWGTEDRTERESKKERMSNVRRSWGTEDRTEREIKKERMSNVRRSWGTEDRTEREIKKERMSNVRRSWGTEDRTESEIKKERMSNVRRSWGTEDRTERESKKERMSNVRRSWGTEDRTERESKKERMSNVRRSWGTEDRTEREIKKERMSNVRRSWGTEDRTERESKKERMSNVRRSWGTEDRTERESKKERMSNVRRSWGTEDRTERESKKERMSNVRRSWGTEDRTERESKKERMSNVRRSWGTEDRTERESKKERMSNVRRSWGTEDRTERESKKERVSNVRRSWGTEDRTERESKKERMSNVRRSWGTEDRTEREIKKERMSNVRRSWGTEDRTERESKKERMSNVRRSWGTEDRTERESKKERMSNVRRSWGTEDRTERESKKERMSNVRRSWGTEDRTERESKKERMSNVRRSWGTEDRTERESKKERMSNVRRSWATEDRTERESKKG from the exons ATGGGAAGCActtggagagagaatgagagggagaggatgagtaacgtgaggaggtcgtggggaacagaagacaggacagaaagagagattaaaaaggagaggatgagtaacgtgaggag GTCGTGGGGAAcagaagacaggacagaaagagagattaaaaaggagaggatgagtaacgtgaggaggtcgtggggaacagaagacaggacagaaagagagagtaaaaaggagaggatgagtaacgtgaggaggtcgtggggaacagaagacaggacagaaagagagagtaaaaaggagaggatgagtaacgtgaggag gtcgtggggaacagaagacaggacagaaagagagattaaaaaggagaggatgagtaacgtgaggaggtcgtggggaacagaagacaggacagaaagagagattaaaaaggagaggatgagtaacgtgaggaggtcgtggggaacagaagacaggacagaaagagagagtaaaaaggagaggatgagtaacgtgaggag gtcgtggggaacagaagacaggacagaaagagagagtaaaaaggagaggatgagtaacgtgaggag gtcgtggggaacagaagacaggacagaaagagagattaaaaaggagaggatgagtaacgtgaggag GTCGTGGGGAAcagaagacaggacagaaagagagattaaaaaggagaggatgagtaacgtgaggaggtcgtggggaacagaagacaggacagaaagagagattaaaAAGGAGAGGGTGAGTAACGTGAGGAGGTCGTGGGGAAcagaagacaggacagaaagagagaataaaAAGGAGAGGTTGAGTAACGTGAGGAGGTCGTGGGGGAcagaagacaggacagaaagagagattaaaaaggagaggatgagtaacgtgaggaggtcgtggggaacagaagacaggacagaaagagagattaaaaaggagaggatgagtaacgtgaggaggtcgtggggaacagaagacaggacagaaagagagattaaaaaggagaggatgagtaacgtgaggaggtcgtggggaacagaagacaggacagaaagagagattaaaaaggagaggatgagtaacgtgaggaggtcgtggggaacagaagacaggacagaaagagagattaaaaaggagaggatgagtaacgtgaggaggtcgtggggaacagaagacaggacagaaagagagattaaaaaggagaggatgagtaacgtgaggag gtcgtggggaacagaagacaggacagaaagagagattaaaaaggagaggatgagtaacgtgaggaggtcgtggggaacagaagacaggacagaaagagagagtaaaaaggagaggatgagtaacgtgaggaggtcgtggggaacagaagacaggacagaaagagagattaaaaaggagaggatgagtaacgtgaggaggtcgtggggaacagaagacaggacagaaagagagattaaaaaggagaggatgagtaacgtgaggaggtcgtggggaacagaagacaggacagaaagagagattaaaaaggagaggatgagtaacgtgaggaggtcgtggggaacagaagacaggacagaaagagagagtaaaaaggagaggatgagtaacgtgaggaggtcgtggggaacagaagacaggacagaaagagagattaaaaaggagaggatgagtaacgtgaggaggtcgtggggaacagaagacaggacagaaagagagattaaaaaggagaggatgagtaacgtgaggaggtcgtggggaacagaagacaggacagaaagagagattaaaaaggagaggatgagtaacgtgaggaggtcgtggggaacagaagacaggacagaaagagagagtaaaaaggagaggatgagtaacgtgaggaggtcgtggggaacagaagacaggacagaaagagagagtaaaaaggagaggatgagtaacgtgaggaggtcgtgggggacagaagacaggacagaaagagagagtaaaaaggagaggatgagtaacgtgaggaggtcgtggggaacagaagacaggacagaaagagagattaaaaaggagaggatgagtaacgtgaggaggtcgtggggaacagaagacaggacagaaagagagagtaaaaaggagaggatgagtaacgtgaggaggtcgtggggaacagaagacaggacagaaagagagattaaaaaggagaggatgagtaacgtgaggaggtcgtggggaacagaagacaggacagaaagagagattaaaaaggagaggatgagtaacgtgaggaggtcgtggggaacagaagacaggacagaaagcGAGATTAAAAAGGAGAGGATGAGTAACGTGAGGAGGTCGTGGGGAAcagaagacaggacagaaagagagagtaaaaaggagaggatgagtaacgtgaggaggtcgtggggaacagaagacaggacagaaagagagagtaaaaaggagaggatgagtaacgtgaggag gtcgtggggaacagaagacaggacagaaagagagattaaaaaggagaggatgagtaacgtgaggaggtcgtggggaacagaagacaggacagaaagagagagtaaaaaggagaggatgagtaacgtgaggaggtcgtggggaacagaagacaggacagaaagagagagtaaaaaggagaggatgagtaacgtgaggag gtcgtggggaacagaagacaggacagaaagagagagtaaaaaggagaggatgagtaacgtgaggaggtcgtgggggacagaagacaggacagaaagagagagtaaaaaggagaggatgagtaacgtgaggag gtcgtggggaacagaagacaggacagaaagagagagtaaaaaggagaggatgagtaacgtgaggaggtcgtggggaacagaagacaggacagaaagagagagtaaaaagGAGAGGGTGAGTAACGTGAGGAGGTCGTGGGGAAcagaagacaggacagaaagagagagtaaaaaggagaggatgagtaacgtgaggaggtcgtggggaacagaagacaggacagaaagagagattaaaaaggagaggatgagtaacgtgaggaggtcgtggggaacagaagacaggacagaaagagagagtaaaaaggagaggatgagtaacgtgaggaggtcgtggggaacagaagacaggacagaaagagagagtaaaaaggagaggatgagtaacgtgaggaggtcgtggggaacagaagacaggacagaaagagagagtaaaaaggagaggatgagtaacgtgaggaggtcgtggggaacagaagacaggacagaaagagagagtaaaaaggagaggatgagtaacgtgaggaggtcgtggggaacagaagacaggacagaaagagagagtaaaaaggagaggatgagtaacgtgaggaggtcgtgggcaacagaagacaggacagaaagagagagtaaaaagGGATAG
- the LOC127915277 gene encoding uncharacterized protein PF3D7_1120000-like isoform X34 has product MGSTWRENERERMSNVRRSWGTEDRTEREIKKERMSNVRRSWGTEDRTEREIKKERMSNVRRSWGTEDRTERESKKERMSNVRRSWGTEDRTERESKKERMSNVRRSWGTEDRTEREIKKERMSNVRRSWGTEDRTEREIKKERMSNVRRSWGTEDRTERESKKERMSNVRRSWGTEDRTERESKKERMSNVRRSWGTEDRTEREIKKERMSNVRRSWGTEDRTEREIKKERMSNVRRSWGTEDRTEREIKKERVSNVRRSWGTEDRTERENKKERLSNVRRSWGTEDRTEREIKKERMSNVRRSWGTEDRTERESKKERMSNVRRSWGTEDRTERESKKERMSNVRRSWGTEDRTEREIKKERMSNVRRSWGTEDRTEREIKKERMSNVRRSWGTEDRTEREIKKERMSNVRRSWGTEDRTERESKKERMSNVRRSWGTEDRTERESKKERMSNVRRSWGTEDRTERESKKERMSNVRRSWGTEDRTEREIKKERMSNVRRSWGTEDRTERESKKERMSNVRRSWGTEDRTEREIKKERMSNVRRSWGTEDRTEREIKKERMSNVRRSWGTEDRTESEIKKERMSNVRRSWGTEDRTERESKKERMSNVRRSWGTEDRTERESKKERMSNVRRSWGTEDRTERESKKERMSNVRRSWGTEDRTEREIKKERMSNVRRSWGTEDRTERESKKERMSNVRRSWGTEDRTERESKKERMSNVRRSWGTEDRTERESKKERMSNVRRSWGTEDRTERESKKERMSNVRRSWGTEDRTERESKKERMSNVRRSWGTEDRTERESKKERVSNVRRSWGTEDRTERESKKERMSNVRRSWGTEDRTEREIKKERMSNVRRSWGTEDRTERESKKERMSNVRRSWGTEDRTERESKKERMSNVRRSWGTEDRTERESKKERMSNVRRSWGTEDRTERESKKERMSNVRRSWGTEDRTERESKKERMSNVRRSWATEDRTERESKKG; this is encoded by the exons ATGGGAAGCActtggagagagaatgagagggagaggatgagtaacgtgaggaggtcgtggggaacagaagacaggacagaaagagagattaaaaaggagaggatgagtaacgtgaggag GTCGTGGGGAAcagaagacaggacagaaagagagattaaaaaggagaggatgagtaacgtgaggaggtcgtggggaacagaagacaggacagaaagagagagtaaaaaggagaggatgagtaacgtgaggaggtcgtggggaacagaagacaggacagaaagagagagtaaaaaggagaggatgagtaacgtgaggag gtcgtggggaacagaagacaggacagaaagagagattaaaaaggagaggatgagtaacgtgaggaggtcgtggggaacagaagacaggacagaaagagagattaaaaaggagaggatgagtaacgtgaggaggtcgtggggaacagaagacaggacagaaagagagagtaaaaaggagaggatgagtaacgtgaggag gtcgtggggaacagaagacaggacagaaagagagagtaaaaaggagaggatgagtaacgtgaggag gtcgtggggaacagaagacaggacagaaagagagattaaaaaggagaggatgagtaacgtgaggag GTCGTGGGGAAcagaagacaggacagaaagagagattaaaaaggagaggatgagtaacgtgaggaggtcgtggggaacagaagacaggacagaaagagagattaaaAAGGAGAGGGTGAGTAACGTGAGGAGGTCGTGGGGAAcagaagacaggacagaaagagagaataaaAAGGAGAGGTTGAGTAACGTGAGGAGGTCGTGGGGGAcagaagacaggacagaaagagagattaaaaaggagaggatgagtaacgtgaggag gtcgtggggaacagaagacaggacagaaagagagagtaaaaaggagaggatgagtaacgtgaggag gtcgtggggaacagaagacaggacagaaagagagagtaaaaaggagaggatgagtaacgtgaggaggtcgtggggaacagaagacaggacagaaagagagattaaaaaggagaggatgagtaacgtgaggaggtcgtggggaacagaagacaggacagaaagagagattaaaaaggagaggatgagtaacgtgaggaggtcgtggggaacagaagacaggacagaaagagagattaaaaaggagaggatgagtaacgtgaggaggtcgtggggaacagaagacaggacagaaagagagagtaaaaaggagaggatgagtaacgtgaggaggtcgtggggaacagaagacaggacagaaagagagagtaaaaaggagaggatgagtaacgtgaggaggtcgtgggggacagaagacaggacagaaagagagagtaaaaaggagaggatgagtaacgtgaggaggtcgtggggaacagaagacaggacagaaagagagattaaaaaggagaggatgagtaacgtgaggaggtcgtggggaacagaagacaggacagaaagagagagtaaaaaggagaggatgagtaacgtgaggaggtcgtggggaacagaagacaggacagaaagagagattaaaaaggagaggatgagtaacgtgaggaggtcgtggggaacagaagacaggacagaaagagagattaaaaaggagaggatgagtaacgtgaggaggtcgtggggaacagaagacaggacagaaagcGAGATTAAAAAGGAGAGGATGAGTAACGTGAGGAGGTCGTGGGGAAcagaagacaggacagaaagagagagtaaaaaggagaggatgagtaacgtgaggaggtcgtggggaacagaagacaggacagaaagagagagtaaaaaggagaggatgagtaacgtgaggaggtcgtgggggacagaagacaggacagaaagagagagtaaaaaggagaggatgagtaacgtgaggaggtcgtggggaacagaagacaggacagaaagagagattaaaaaggagaggatgagtaacgtgaggaggtcgtggggaacagaagacaggacagaaagagagagtaaaaaggagaggatgagtaacgtgaggaggtcgtggggaacagaagacaggacagaaagagagagtaaaaaggagaggatgagtaacgtgaggag gtcgtggggaacagaagacaggacagaaagagagagtaaaaaggagaggatgagtaacgtgaggaggtcgtgggggacagaagacaggacagaaagagagagtaaaaaggagaggatgagtaacgtgaggag gtcgtggggaacagaagacaggacagaaagagagagtaaaaaggagaggatgagtaacgtgaggaggtcgtggggaacagaagacaggacagaaagagagagtaaaaagGAGAGGGTGAGTAACGTGAGGAGGTCGTGGGGAAcagaagacaggacagaaagagagagtaaaaaggagaggatgagtaacgtgaggaggtcgtggggaacagaagacaggacagaaagagagattaaaaaggagaggatgagtaacgtgaggaggtcgtggggaacagaagacaggacagaaagagagagtaaaaaggagaggatgagtaacgtgaggaggtcgtggggaacagaagacaggacagaaagagagagtaaaaaggagaggatgagtaacgtgaggaggtcgtggggaacagaagacaggacagaaagagagagtaaaaaggagaggatgagtaacgtgaggaggtcgtggggaacagaagacaggacagaaagagagagtaaaaaggagaggatgagtaacgtgaggaggtcgtggggaacagaagacaggacagaaagagagagtaaaaaggagaggatgagtaacgtgaggaggtcgtgggcaacagaagacaggacagaaagagagagtaaaaagGGATAG
- the LOC127915277 gene encoding uncharacterized protein PF3D7_1120000-like isoform X23, which translates to MGSTWRENERERMSNVRRSWGTEDRTEREIKKERMSNVRRSWGTEDRTEREIKKERMSNVRRSWGTEDRTERESKKERMSNVRRSWGTEDRTERESKKERMSNVRRSWGTEDRTEREIKKERMSNVRRSWGTEDRTEREIKKERMSNVRRSWGTEDRTERESKKERMSNVRRSWGTEDRTERESKKERMSNVRRSWGTEDRTEREIKKERMSNVRRSWGTEDRTEREIKKERMSNVRRSWGTEDRTEREIKKERVSNVRRSWGTEDRTERENKKERLSNVRRSWGTEDRTEREIKKERMSNVRRSWGTEDRTEREIKKERMSNVRRSWGTEDRTEREIKKERMSNVRRSWGTEDRTEREIKKERMSNVRRSWGTEDRTEREIKKERMSNVRRSWGTEDRTEREIKKERMSNVRRSWGTEDRTEREIKKERMSNVRRSWGTEDRTERESKKERMSNVRRSWGTEDRTEREIKKERMSNVRRSWGTEDRTEREIKKERMSNVRRSWGTEDRTEREIKKERMSNVRRSWGTEDRTERESKKERMSNVRRSWGTEDRTEREIKKERMSNVRRSWGTEDRTEREIKKERMSNVRRSWGTEDRTEREIKKERMSNVRRSWGTEDRTERESKKERMSNVRRSWGTEDRTEREIKKERMSNVRRSWGTEDRTESEIKKERMSNVRRSWGTEDRTERESKKERMSNVRRSWGTEDRTERESKKERMSNVRRSWGTEDRTERESKKERMSNVRRSWGTEDRTEREIKKERMSNVRRSWGTEDRTERESKKERMSNVRRSWGTEDRTERESKKERMSNVRRSWGTEDRTERESKKERMSNVRRSWGTEDRTERESKKERMSNVRRSWGTEDRTERESKKERMSNVRRSWGTEDRTERESKKERVSNVRRSWGTEDRTERESKKERMSNVRRSWGTEDRTEREIKKERMSNVRRSWGTEDRTERESKKERMSNVRRSWGTEDRTERESKKERMSNVRRSWGTEDRTERESKKERMSNVRRSWGTEDRTERESKKERMSNVRRSWGTEDRTERESKKERMSNVRRSWATEDRTERESKKG; encoded by the exons ATGGGAAGCActtggagagagaatgagagggagaggatgagtaacgtgaggaggtcgtggggaacagaagacaggacagaaagagagattaaaaaggagaggatgagtaacgtgaggag GTCGTGGGGAAcagaagacaggacagaaagagagattaaaaaggagaggatgagtaacgtgaggaggtcgtggggaacagaagacaggacagaaagagagagtaaaaaggagaggatgagtaacgtgaggaggtcgtggggaacagaagacaggacagaaagagagagtaaaaaggagaggatgagtaacgtgaggag gtcgtggggaacagaagacaggacagaaagagagattaaaaaggagaggatgagtaacgtgaggaggtcgtggggaacagaagacaggacagaaagagagattaaaaaggagaggatgagtaacgtgaggaggtcgtggggaacagaagacaggacagaaagagagagtaaaaaggagaggatgagtaacgtgaggag gtcgtggggaacagaagacaggacagaaagagagagtaaaaaggagaggatgagtaacgtgaggag gtcgtggggaacagaagacaggacagaaagagagattaaaaaggagaggatgagtaacgtgaggag GTCGTGGGGAAcagaagacaggacagaaagagagattaaaaaggagaggatgagtaacgtgaggaggtcgtggggaacagaagacaggacagaaagagagattaaaAAGGAGAGGGTGAGTAACGTGAGGAGGTCGTGGGGAAcagaagacaggacagaaagagagaataaaAAGGAGAGGTTGAGTAACGTGAGGAGGTCGTGGGGGAcagaagacaggacagaaagagagattaaaaaggagaggatgagtaacgtgaggaggtcgtggggaacagaagacaggacagaaagagagattaaaaaggagaggatgagtaacgtgaggaggtcgtggggaacagaagacaggacagaaagagagattaaaaaggagaggatgagtaacgtgaggaggtcgtggggaacagaagacaggacagaaagagagattaaaaaggagaggatgagtaacgtgaggaggtcgtggggaacagaagacaggacagaaagagagattaaaaaggagaggatgagtaacgtgaggaggtcgtggggaacagaagacaggacagaaagagagattaaaaaggagaggatgagtaacgtgaggag gtcgtggggaacagaagacaggacagaaagagagattaaaaaggagaggatgagtaacgtgaggaggtcgtggggaacagaagacaggacagaaagagagagtaaaaaggagaggatgagtaacgtgaggaggtcgtggggaacagaagacaggacagaaagagagattaaaaaggagaggatgagtaacgtgaggaggtcgtggggaacagaagacaggacagaaagagagattaaaaaggagaggatgagtaacgtgaggaggtcgtggggaacagaagacaggacagaaagagagattaaaaaggagaggatgagtaacgtgaggaggtcgtggggaacagaagacaggacagaaagagagagtaaaaaggagaggatgagtaacgtgaggaggtcgtggggaacagaagacaggacagaaagagagattaaaaaggagaggatgagtaacgtgaggaggtcgtggggaacagaagacaggacagaaagagagattaaaaaggagaggatgagtaacgtgaggaggtcgtggggaacagaagacaggacagaaagagagattaaaaaggagaggatgagtaacgtgaggaggtcgtggggaacagaagacaggacagaaagagagagtaaaaaggagaggatgagtaacgtgaggag gtcgtggggaacagaagacaggacagaaagagagattaaaaaggagaggatgagtaacgtgaggaggtcgtggggaacagaagacaggacagaaagcGAGATTAAAAAGGAGAGGATGAGTAACGTGAGGAGGTCGTGGGGAAcagaagacaggacagaaagagagagtaaaaaggagaggatgagtaacgtgaggaggtcgtggggaacagaagacaggacagaaagagagagtaaaaaggagaggatgagtaacgtgaggaggtcgtgggggacagaagacaggacagaaagagagagtaaaaaggagaggatgagtaacgtgaggaggtcgtggggaacagaagacaggacagaaagagagattaaaaaggagaggatgagtaacgtgaggaggtcgtggggaacagaagacaggacagaaagagagagtaaaaaggagaggatgagtaacgtgaggaggtcgtggggaacagaagacaggacagaaagagagagtaaaaaggagaggatgagtaacgtgaggag gtcgtggggaacagaagacaggacagaaagagagagtaaaaaggagaggatgagtaacgtgaggaggtcgtgggggacagaagacaggacagaaagagagagtaaaaaggagaggatgagtaacgtgaggag gtcgtggggaacagaagacaggacagaaagagagagtaaaaaggagaggatgagtaacgtgaggaggtcgtggggaacagaagacaggacagaaagagagagtaaaaagGAGAGGGTGAGTAACGTGAGGAGGTCGTGGGGAAcagaagacaggacagaaagagagagtaaaaaggagaggatgagtaacgtgaggaggtcgtggggaacagaagacaggacagaaagagagattaaaaaggagaggatgagtaacgtgaggaggtcgtggggaacagaagacaggacagaaagagagagtaaaaaggagaggatgagtaacgtgaggaggtcgtggggaacagaagacaggacagaaagagagagtaaaaaggagaggatgagtaacgtgaggaggtcgtggggaacagaagacaggacagaaagagagagtaaaaaggagaggatgagtaacgtgaggaggtcgtggggaacagaagacaggacagaaagagagagtaaaaaggagaggatgagtaacgtgaggaggtcgtggggaacagaagacaggacagaaagagagagtaaaaaggagaggatgagtaacgtgaggaggtcgtgggcaacagaagacaggacagaaagagagagtaaaaagGGATAG